The Bacillota bacterium genome has a window encoding:
- a CDS encoding thioredoxin family protein has protein sequence MNRSTRLALIVAVIAVVAVGWAVGTRRDSKAVLAEATPQDLSRAAKSGLPYVVKVGSNTCAPCRAMNPVIDALAEAYRGTVGFYNVDVYQYPNISTGHNVRVIPTLLFFSQGGKLVHRVEGYMSQAQVTSAMKSLGMIE, from the coding sequence TTGAATCGAAGCACTAGGCTCGCCCTGATCGTGGCGGTGATCGCGGTCGTGGCAGTCGGCTGGGCAGTGGGAACGCGCCGGGACTCCAAGGCCGTCCTGGCGGAAGCCACACCGCAGGATCTCAGCCGCGCGGCGAAGAGCGGTCTTCCTTACGTGGTCAAGGTAGGTTCGAACACCTGCGCCCCCTGCAGGGCCATGAACCCGGTGATAGACGCGCTTGCCGAAGCGTACAGGGGGACGGTTGGGTTCTACAATGTCGATGTATACCAGTATCCGAATATAAGTACTGGTCACAACGTCAGGGTTATACCTACCTTATTGTTCTTCAGCCAGGGTGGGAAGCTCGTCCACAGAGTGGAGGGCTACATGAGCCAAGCACAGGTTACTTCGGCCATGAAGTCCCTGGGTATGATAGAATAG